In Cyanobacteriota bacterium, one genomic interval encodes:
- the nuoL gene encoding NADH-quinone oxidoreductase subunit L, with product MNNIDNAWLIAIYPLVAAVAIMFVTHKSRIVSMGLSVGAVALGLVHSVIVFLNFHGHHPYEINFNWISAGDFHLELGCLIDPLAIGMLLTVNLVSLLVQIYTHGYMAEDEGYTRFYSYLSLFTFSMLGLVIATNLFQMYFFWELVGVCSFLLIGFWWHKPTAAHACKKAFVVNRVGDAGFLLGLLMLYNFTKDFWTSNQEQATLSFGKLAAATQWAIAHNELAVTGIVSVTAIGLLIFMGAAAKSAQFPLHIWLPDAMEGPTPISALIHAATMVAAGVYLLARIFPILGITGSEALPVIAWVGGITAIFAATIAFSQNDIKKALAYSTCSQLGYMVLAVGLGAPIIAMFHLITHAMFKAMLFLGSGSVIMGCHHEQDMNEMGGLRKDMPITAITFLVGTLSIAGFPMMSGFWSKDMIIAKAFEVSPALFWIATITAGMTAFYMFRIYFKTFEGKYRGHAHPHEQPLCVTGPLMVLAIPSIGLGLLGSPLMGYKLQHYFDHHFHSHMAHGQSGWEFFLHELSQPMGYLPFLMFIFGTIAAYLTYMAQTKIGDKTINEWFKTQFSIIYQGSLNKWYIDEIYNFIVAILMGFFRITFKAFERFFIEGIFVDGLAWRGTEVIGEVLKTQQSGKLQNYVLIMVSAVGLMLAWFILR from the coding sequence ATGAATAATATTGATAATGCTTGGTTAATAGCTATATATCCTCTTGTCGCTGCTGTGGCGATTATGTTTGTTACCCACAAAAGCCGCATAGTTTCCATGGGACTTTCGGTTGGCGCTGTTGCTTTGGGTTTAGTTCATTCCGTCATAGTTTTTCTTAATTTCCACGGGCACCATCCATATGAAATCAACTTCAATTGGATCAGTGCCGGCGATTTTCATCTAGAGCTTGGCTGCTTAATTGACCCACTAGCTATTGGCATGCTACTAACTGTCAACTTGGTAAGTTTGCTTGTACAAATCTATACTCACGGCTATATGGCTGAGGATGAGGGTTACACTAGATTTTATTCTTACCTCTCTTTATTTACCTTCTCGATGTTAGGCTTGGTTATTGCAACTAACTTGTTCCAGATGTATTTTTTCTGGGAGCTTGTTGGCGTTTGCTCATTCCTCTTAATTGGTTTCTGGTGGCACAAACCTACCGCAGCGCACGCTTGTAAGAAAGCTTTTGTCGTCAACAGAGTCGGTGATGCTGGCTTTTTACTTGGCTTATTAATGCTCTACAACTTCACCAAGGATTTCTGGACTAGTAATCAAGAACAAGCGACGCTTAGTTTTGGTAAATTAGCTGCTGCAACTCAATGGGCAATTGCTCACAATGAGCTTGCTGTTACTGGCATAGTTTCAGTTACTGCAATTGGCTTACTTATTTTTATGGGCGCAGCTGCAAAGTCAGCCCAGTTCCCGCTTCATATTTGGTTACCTGATGCGATGGAAGGTCCTACTCCTATTTCTGCTCTAATCCATGCTGCAACGATGGTTGCTGCTGGTGTTTATTTACTAGCTCGTATCTTTCCGATACTTGGGATCACTGGCTCAGAAGCATTGCCAGTCATTGCTTGGGTTGGTGGAATTACCGCGATCTTTGCAGCGACAATTGCTTTCTCGCAAAACGATATCAAAAAAGCTCTAGCTTATTCAACTTGCTCGCAGCTTGGCTACATGGTTCTAGCAGTTGGACTTGGTGCCCCGATCATTGCGATGTTTCATTTGATCACTCATGCAATGTTCAAGGCGATGTTGTTCTTAGGTTCTGGCTCAGTGATTATGGGCTGTCACCATGAGCAAGACATGAATGAGATGGGTGGCTTGCGCAAAGATATGCCAATAACTGCGATTACATTTTTGGTTGGAACCCTCTCTATTGCTGGCTTCCCGATGATGTCAGGTTTCTGGTCTAAAGACATGATCATCGCTAAAGCATTTGAAGTTAGCCCGGCTCTTTTCTGGATTGCCACTATCACTGCTGGCATGACTGCTTTTTATATGTTTAGAATTTACTTCAAAACATTTGAAGGTAAGTACCGTGGTCACGCGCATCCACACGAACAACCTCTTTGTGTAACAGGACCACTAATGGTTTTAGCTATCCCTTCAATTGGACTTGGGCTTTTGGGTTCACCTTTGATGGGTTATAAATTACAACACTACTTCGATCATCATTTCCATTCTCATATGGCACATGGTCAAAGCGGTTGGGAATTCTTCCTTCACGAACTAAGTCAGCCAATGGGTTACCTGCCGTTCTTGATGTTTATTTTTGGTACTATCGCTGCTTACCTTACCTATATGGCACAAACTAAAATCGGTGATAAAACAATCAACGAATGGTTCAAAACTCAATTCTCAATTATTTATCAAGGCTCACTCAACAAGTGGTATATCGATGAGATTTATAATTTCATCGTTGCGATCTTGATGGGCTTCTTTAGAATCACTTTCAAAGCCTTCGAGCGCTTCTTTATTGAAGGTATTTTTGTTGATGGACTTGCTTGGCGCGGCACTGAAGTGATTGGGGAAGTTCTCAAGACTCAACAATCAGGTAAGTTACAAAACTACGTCTTGATTATGGTTAGTGCAGTTGGTTTAATGCTTGCTTGGTTTATTCTTAGATAA
- a CDS encoding HupE/UreJ family protein translates to MIRLIFLLVLFVLPAQAHKPSESFLKIQAASQAITIEWNVAIRDLDYLIDLDLDNDSEISGFEFKNQEQKIRDYLFSQIKLEAFLKPESVAAHHHAHSHVHSSSAHHHETGLRKWIGAYCKRSEQVDLLVDKLSELNYAVLLFDYKCRLELDKLSVDYNLLFDADPEHRALVSLDYNGQVQSYALTKDQRHFKAKLGNVDYKYQIFNFLDQGKWHIWTGFDHILFLLALLLPAVFVTGKGKKTEVTLKSVFWIVVKIVTAFTIAHSITLSLAALEIVEVNSRLVEILIALSVAFSALLNLVPRSLFSLPVTLLPFCFGLIHGFGFAGALQDLGLPLKALLVSLFSFNLGVEIGQLAIVACFVPLAYWLRDTWFYQVIVFRFGSLAIFVMAMWWFLERLS, encoded by the coding sequence ATGATTAGGTTAATCTTCTTGCTAGTTTTGTTTGTGCTACCGGCGCAAGCACATAAGCCAAGCGAAAGTTTTTTGAAAATCCAAGCTGCTAGTCAAGCAATAACTATTGAATGGAACGTGGCAATTAGGGATTTAGATTATTTGATTGATTTGGATCTGGATAATGATTCTGAGATTAGTGGATTTGAATTTAAAAATCAAGAACAGAAGATTAGAGACTATCTGTTTTCACAAATTAAACTAGAGGCTTTTTTGAAGCCTGAATCAGTAGCTGCTCATCATCATGCGCATAGTCATGTTCATTCGTCTTCAGCTCATCACCATGAGACTGGCTTGAGGAAATGGATCGGAGCATATTGTAAGAGATCAGAGCAAGTTGATTTATTAGTGGATAAACTTAGTGAGCTTAACTATGCTGTTTTATTGTTTGACTATAAATGCAGGCTTGAGCTTGATAAACTCAGTGTCGATTATAATTTACTGTTTGATGCTGATCCAGAACATAGAGCATTGGTGAGTTTGGATTATAATGGTCAGGTTCAAAGCTATGCCTTGACTAAAGATCAGCGACATTTTAAAGCGAAGCTAGGCAATGTTGATTACAAGTATCAAATTTTCAATTTCTTAGATCAGGGTAAATGGCATATCTGGACTGGTTTTGATCATATATTGTTTTTACTTGCGCTTTTATTGCCAGCTGTATTCGTTACAGGTAAAGGGAAGAAGACAGAAGTAACTTTGAAATCTGTTTTTTGGATTGTCGTAAAAATAGTTACCGCTTTTACTATTGCACATTCCATTACTTTGTCTCTGGCAGCTTTAGAGATTGTTGAAGTTAATTCTCGTTTGGTTGAAATTTTGATTGCTTTGTCTGTTGCCTTCAGCGCTTTATTGAATTTAGTCCCTCGATCCCTTTTCTCTCTTCCCGTTACCCTTCTCCCTTTTTGTTTTGGTTTAATTCATGGCTTTGGTTTTGCTGGGGCACTTCAAGACCTTGGTTTGCCCTTGAAGGCTTTATTGGTTTCTTTGTTTAGTTTCAATCTTGGAGTGGAAATTGGACAACTTGCAATTGTTGCTTGCTTTGTACCCCTTGCCTATTGGCTTAGAGACACTTGGTTTTATCAGGTGATTGTTTTTAGATTTGGTTCGCTTGCTATCTTTGTGATGGCAATGTGGTGGTTTTTGGAGAGGCTTAGTTAG
- a CDS encoding signal recognition particle receptor subunit alpha: MFDSLSGNLQDTLQKLRGQDKITEANIDSSLEEIRRQLLEADVSLKAVKLFISRVRREALNEKVLRGVKPGEQFIKIVYEALVERLGGDVRSDKQEKVPLVETIGLSSDSAVQSIILLGLQGAGKTTAAAKLAFNLKKEGKNPLLVPCDLQRPAAVRQLQILAGQADVDFLNIITTDEQGYIVKSPLDLSKLATAQAAANNNDVLIFDTAGRLQLDTDLMAELLLLEKQVKASSKLLVIDSLIGQEAANVADSFHTQIGVTGILLTKMDADTRGGAALSVVEATGQPIKLASTGEKLEDLEVFYPDRVASRLLGMGDVLSLVERAEEQINEEESKKLEAELMKGNFNYETFLGFQNMMSKLGDFGQIFQMMGMGGMLSQFGLKSADQGAVLNQTQTKMTKFKIAINSMTKQERKQVDLLATDTTAKSRRARITRGSGLKESDIDQLIKEFGQMAQTFKKIGPMMSMMQQGGGQMDPKQMMGQMATASMSKQQQKAMRAKGMLPGKAKNPGVKMKKGTKPGIKGFSS, encoded by the coding sequence ATGTTTGACTCTCTCTCAGGCAATTTGCAAGATACATTACAGAAACTTCGTGGTCAGGACAAAATCACTGAAGCCAATATTGATAGTAGTCTTGAAGAAATTAGGCGCCAGCTCTTAGAAGCTGATGTTTCACTCAAGGCTGTCAAATTATTTATTTCGAGAGTTCGCAGAGAAGCTCTCAATGAAAAAGTTTTGCGTGGAGTTAAGCCAGGTGAACAATTTATAAAAATAGTTTATGAAGCACTGGTCGAAAGACTAGGAGGAGACGTTAGATCCGATAAGCAAGAAAAGGTTCCCTTGGTAGAAACAATAGGTTTATCAAGTGATTCAGCTGTTCAATCAATTATACTTTTGGGGCTTCAAGGCGCAGGTAAAACTACTGCTGCAGCCAAACTTGCTTTTAATCTCAAAAAAGAAGGTAAGAATCCTTTGTTGGTTCCTTGCGATTTACAAAGACCAGCTGCTGTAAGACAATTGCAGATTCTAGCTGGGCAAGCTGATGTTGACTTCCTTAATATCATTACAACTGATGAGCAAGGCTATATAGTCAAGAGCCCACTTGACTTATCCAAATTAGCCACAGCACAAGCCGCCGCCAACAATAATGATGTATTGATTTTTGATACAGCTGGACGTTTGCAACTTGATACTGATTTGATGGCAGAACTTTTGCTTCTTGAAAAACAAGTGAAAGCTAGTTCCAAATTATTAGTAATTGATTCTTTAATTGGACAAGAAGCAGCCAATGTCGCTGACAGTTTTCATACTCAAATTGGTGTTACTGGGATCCTTCTTACTAAGATGGATGCTGATACTCGTGGCGGTGCTGCGCTTTCTGTTGTTGAAGCAACCGGGCAGCCAATTAAGCTCGCTTCAACTGGCGAGAAACTAGAGGACCTAGAGGTCTTTTACCCTGACAGAGTGGCTTCTAGGCTCTTGGGTATGGGTGATGTGCTCAGTTTAGTAGAACGTGCCGAAGAGCAAATAAACGAAGAAGAATCCAAAAAACTTGAAGCTGAGTTAATGAAGGGTAATTTTAATTATGAGACTTTTCTTGGTTTTCAAAACATGATGTCTAAGCTCGGAGATTTTGGACAGATCTTCCAAATGATGGGAATGGGCGGTATGCTCTCTCAATTTGGGCTCAAGTCTGCTGATCAAGGAGCAGTTCTTAATCAAACTCAAACTAAGATGACTAAATTCAAAATTGCTATCAATAGTATGACCAAACAAGAACGCAAACAAGTTGATTTACTTGCTACTGACACTACTGCAAAGTCACGCCGTGCCCGTATCACTCGAGGTTCTGGTCTTAAAGAATCTGACATAGATCAATTGATTAAAGAGTTTGGTCAAATGGCACAGACTTTCAAAAAAATTGGCCCAATGATGTCTATGATGCAACAAGGTGGCGGGCAAATGGATCCAAAACAAATGATGGGACAAATGGCAACTGCGTCTATGTCGAAGCAACAGCAAAAAGCTATGCGTGCCAAGGGAATGTTGCCTGGTAAAGCTAAGAATCCTGGTGTAAAAATGAAGAAAGGGACTAAGCCTGGAATCAAGGGTTTTAGTAGCTAG
- a CDS encoding DUF4331 domain-containing protein — protein MNKLFSVVLALLIMIGTNLSVMASSHREAPQITHSPKIDGTDLYLFRSYETGRDGFITIIANYDPLQDAYGGPNYFTLDENALYDIKIDNDGDAVEDITFRFEFTNELTNQGKGQVLTIDDKEVSIALANIGSFSSTDESNRSRLSTYTIGQIKDRAAYKYGTTSNKPRKTKAITGTNSITEFSIPEDNIGNKSVSDYATYAASFIHDITIPGCDTAGRVFVGQRKEGFQVNLGEVFDLVNLNPLGAEDGEASDTADKNITSIALEIPTSCLTESDEQPIIGAWTTASLPARQILKNKPSFLKNIIGSTTDYVQASRLGAPLVNELVIGLPDKDLFNSSQPKDDGQFATYVTNPTIPAILEALFGVTAPTLFPRTDLISIFLTGVTGLNEVDGVTASEMLRLNTSTAITASGSQNKLGVIAGDNAGYPNGRRPGDDVVDITLRAAMGVLLDIADAPSKDLAYTDGALNDETQFDTSFPYLLDPLPGSPN, from the coding sequence ATGAATAAACTATTTTCTGTTGTACTAGCTCTCCTAATAATGATCGGGACGAATCTCTCCGTGATGGCTTCAAGTCACCGCGAGGCACCACAAATCACTCATAGCCCCAAAATAGACGGGACAGATCTCTACTTATTTAGAAGTTATGAAACCGGTCGTGATGGGTTTATCACGATCATTGCTAATTACGACCCACTACAAGATGCTTACGGTGGACCAAATTATTTTACACTCGACGAAAATGCTCTTTATGACATCAAAATCGACAACGATGGTGACGCAGTGGAAGACATCACTTTTCGTTTTGAGTTTACCAATGAACTAACCAACCAAGGCAAGGGTCAAGTACTAACTATCGATGACAAAGAAGTTTCAATCGCTCTTGCAAATATAGGTTCTTTCTCATCAACAGACGAAAGCAATCGCTCTAGACTTTCTACTTACACAATTGGACAAATCAAAGACAGAGCAGCTTACAAATATGGCACTACGTCAAACAAACCACGCAAAACTAAAGCAATCACTGGAACAAACTCGATCACCGAATTTTCAATACCAGAAGACAATATCGGCAACAAATCAGTAAGTGACTATGCAACTTATGCTGCAAGTTTTATTCACGACATCACAATCCCTGGCTGCGATACAGCCGGCAGAGTTTTTGTTGGACAACGCAAGGAAGGATTCCAAGTTAACTTAGGAGAAGTATTTGACCTTGTTAATCTCAACCCACTTGGTGCCGAAGATGGAGAAGCAAGTGACACCGCAGATAAAAACATCACTTCAATTGCTCTTGAAATACCAACGTCTTGCTTAACAGAAAGCGATGAGCAACCAATCATTGGCGCTTGGACTACAGCTAGCTTACCTGCTAGACAAATCCTCAAAAACAAACCAAGCTTCTTAAAAAATATAATTGGCTCTACAACAGACTACGTTCAAGCCTCTCGCCTGGGAGCTCCTTTAGTGAATGAGCTTGTAATCGGTCTCCCTGACAAAGATCTATTCAACAGTTCTCAACCAAAGGACGATGGTCAATTTGCAACCTATGTAACTAACCCAACAATACCTGCAATTCTTGAAGCCTTGTTTGGAGTAACTGCACCAACTCTCTTCCCTCGAACTGACTTAATTTCAATCTTCTTGACTGGTGTAACAGGCTTGAATGAAGTAGATGGAGTTACAGCTTCTGAGATGCTCAGACTCAATACTTCAACTGCTATTACAGCAAGTGGTTCACAAAACAAGCTCGGCGTAATCGCAGGTGACAATGCTGGTTATCCCAATGGTCGCAGACCTGGCGATGATGTCGTTGACATTACCCTAAGAGCCGCAATGGGTGTCTTGCTTGATATAGCAGACGCACCCTCAAAGGATCTTGCTTACACTGATGGTGCATTGAATGATGAAACTCAGTTTGATACTAGTTTTCCTTATTTGCTAGATCCACTACCTGGTTCGCCTAACTAA
- a CDS encoding O-antigen ligase family protein, with translation MLAGLALFAIALLQDPKRIKLIQSNFGNELQVLNKLFIIYICINSILAYIHDLSVFVWIKTLLGTYAQWFWALALLAGLKFDVQNKIKLTVIGVSSFSSVVIVLQLIGLVPMVGDYFGILSQAFTSSGMILVGLFMTLSSLRGAGTVTKQSNAPGWIATLLTAAGNNLLLKISLFMQLIALFALGQRSVWTGLILSLLFYLIMTKQYLKKSFWLVLILLVLTGSLVISSSERVGRKVERFVNPYYWTQANSIKVRQKLWEINKQAWQAKPLTGINEIIEYEELRHAHNIYFQQLYTGGWLRFIAWLSFYLVAGFFLLRQARQAPEFFAIFIALSIEGVLENWWGDGEVLSLFLLALILALGQSKYKE, from the coding sequence TTGCTTGCTGGTTTAGCTTTGTTTGCTATTGCTTTATTACAAGATCCTAAGAGGATCAAGTTAATCCAGTCCAATTTTGGTAACGAGTTACAAGTATTAAACAAACTGTTCATTATATATATTTGTATCAATTCTATTCTTGCTTATATTCATGACTTGAGTGTTTTTGTTTGGATTAAGACTTTACTTGGCACTTACGCACAATGGTTTTGGGCTCTTGCTTTGTTGGCTGGTCTCAAGTTTGATGTTCAAAACAAAATCAAATTAACCGTGATTGGAGTATCGTCATTTAGTAGTGTGGTGATTGTGTTGCAGTTGATTGGTTTAGTGCCAATGGTTGGAGATTATTTTGGGATTTTGTCTCAGGCTTTTACTAGTTCGGGGATGATTTTAGTTGGATTATTTATGACCTTATCGTCATTGCGAGGAGCGGGTACTGTAACGAAGCAATCTAATGCACCGGGCTGGATTGCTACACTGCTTACTGCAGCTGGCAATAACCTGTTGTTAAAAATATCTTTGTTTATGCAACTGATTGCACTATTTGCTTTAGGACAGCGTTCTGTCTGGACGGGCTTGATTTTGTCTTTGCTATTTTATTTGATTATGACTAAACAATATCTCAAAAAAAGTTTTTGGTTAGTGTTAATTCTCTTGGTGCTTACTGGCAGTTTGGTGATTTCAAGTTCTGAGCGTGTTGGTCGCAAGGTTGAACGTTTTGTGAATCCTTATTATTGGACTCAGGCTAATAGTATTAAAGTCAGACAGAAATTATGGGAGATTAATAAACAGGCATGGCAAGCAAAGCCCTTAACTGGCATCAATGAAATTATTGAATATGAAGAATTGAGACACGCCCACAATATTTATTTTCAGCAACTCTATACTGGTGGTTGGCTCAGGTTTATTGCTTGGTTGAGTTTTTATTTAGTCGCGGGTTTCTTTTTATTGCGGCAAGCCAGGCAGGCACCAGAGTTTTTTGCTATCTTTATTGCGCTAAGTATCGAGGGGGTTTTGGAGAACTGGTGGGGTGATGGTGAGGTATTGAGCTTGTTTTTGTTGGCTTTGATACTAGCTCTGGGGCAGAGTAAATATAAGGAATAG
- a CDS encoding gamma-glutamyltransferase yields the protein MSVLELRYCTALLLAFCLSSCSLFHKPIAVVTGDPLATEAAIKILKQGGTAADAFITAVLVLTDVEPQASGLGGGFFAIYYDAKTKRTYALDAREEQPASLSSDIFWDYSSAEPKDGWYTSAASIGVPGVADGMAVLHKNFGKLDRDQIIEPAIDIAENGFAVTEYFYKLLQKYPDLHPWTDYQVGDLFINKDYAKTLNLLATNGFEAFYNGALAEAIVKLGEEDKIPSAMDLDDLNNYRAVFRQPQTYNYGQYQVVSIGSPSSGSSTLYRIFDLVFAGIGEYKSIDASYKIRKQSFGDEDFTESKCRVKDDAFENLSQLDGFTSFHEEKGTTHIAITDRYGNAISGTVTIQSAFGSGRLLPGYGFLLNNELSDFDPQRGQCNSIQSGRRLRAGAIGLTSDGQEANKTYGAKRPRSSMTPLIVFDKNKPSLVLGASGGWTIINSVYQVFTNIVDGGMSLEAAIQKPRVFIKGDGKVYDESEIGFPTAVNGIDLAHAKAYADRRKNGSSLVLK from the coding sequence ATGTCAGTCTTGGAACTAAGATATTGCACAGCCCTATTGTTAGCCTTTTGCTTAAGTTCTTGCAGTCTATTTCACAAACCAATTGCAGTTGTTACAGGTGATCCACTTGCCACAGAGGCTGCAATCAAGATTTTGAAACAAGGCGGCACGGCTGCTGATGCATTTATTACTGCGGTTTTGGTGCTCACTGATGTTGAGCCGCAGGCTTCTGGATTGGGTGGTGGATTTTTTGCAATTTATTACGACGCCAAAACCAAGAGAACTTATGCGCTTGATGCTAGAGAAGAGCAGCCAGCTAGTTTAAGTTCAGATATTTTTTGGGATTATTCTAGTGCTGAACCTAAGGATGGCTGGTATACAAGTGCAGCGAGTATCGGGGTTCCTGGAGTTGCTGATGGTATGGCCGTTTTGCATAAGAATTTTGGTAAGCTGGATAGAGATCAGATTATTGAGCCAGCAATAGATATTGCCGAGAATGGTTTTGCAGTGACGGAGTATTTTTATAAGCTCTTGCAAAAATATCCTGACTTACATCCTTGGACAGATTATCAAGTTGGTGATTTGTTTATTAACAAGGACTATGCTAAGACGCTTAATTTACTTGCCACAAATGGCTTTGAAGCCTTTTATAATGGGGCTTTGGCTGAAGCTATAGTCAAGCTTGGAGAGGAAGACAAAATCCCTAGTGCAATGGATCTTGATGACCTTAATAACTACAGAGCAGTTTTTCGCCAGCCGCAAACCTATAACTACGGTCAGTATCAAGTTGTGAGTATTGGTTCACCGAGTTCCGGTTCTTCTACTTTATATCGTATTTTTGATTTAGTTTTTGCTGGTATTGGTGAATATAAATCGATTGATGCATCTTACAAAATACGGAAGCAAAGTTTTGGAGACGAGGATTTTACTGAGAGTAAATGTCGAGTAAAAGATGATGCTTTTGAAAATTTGAGTCAGCTTGATGGTTTTACTAGCTTTCATGAGGAAAAAGGCACCACTCATATTGCTATCACTGATCGTTATGGTAATGCAATTAGCGGTACTGTCACTATTCAGAGTGCCTTTGGTAGTGGGCGTTTGCTGCCAGGCTATGGTTTTCTTTTGAATAATGAGTTGAGTGATTTTGATCCTCAGCGTGGTCAATGTAATTCAATTCAAAGCGGGCGTAGATTACGGGCTGGTGCAATTGGACTAACGAGTGATGGGCAAGAAGCTAACAAGACTTATGGCGCCAAACGACCAAGGTCGTCTATGACGCCTCTAATTGTCTTTGATAAAAATAAACCAAGTTTGGTTTTGGGCGCGTCTGGTGGTTGGACTATTATTAATTCGGTTTATCAGGTCTTCACTAATATAGTTGATGGAGGGATGAGTCTTGAAGCTGCGATTCAAAAACCAAGAGTCTTTATCAAAGGTGATGGCAAAGTCTATGATGAGTCTGAGATTGGTTTCCCTACTGCTGTCAATGGAATAGATCTTGCTCATGCTAAGGCTTATGCCGATAGACGTAAGAATGGGTCAAGCTTAGTGTTAAAATAG
- the ftsZ gene encoding cell division protein FtsZ has translation MEYTNQGLVGADIKVIGAGGAGSNAVNGMIENGLSNIQFWVANTDRQALEVSQTANKIQLGEKLTRGLGAGGNPETGKLAAEESYEFISQAIDGADMIFITAGMGGGTGTGSAAVIADVARDKGILTVGVVTKPFSFEGRRRVKLAEEGIKQLRDKVDALIVIPNDRLLEITERQTSMTDAFALADNVLLQAVQGISDIIQVPGLINVDFADVKSVMFNAGNAIMGMGRASGEGRAVAAAKQAVNSPLLENSIAGATGIIFNVTGGKDLTLHEVNEAAESIYEDVKEDANIIVGAVIDEKLQGEIQITVIATGFKSVEKGDSLAQTTSEKEKTPFYLNFGGNFGATTKAKPQMHTYAKTATSPNNMFFSNSNRSEETALEAQVDTEMKVRPQAQPSSAPTAQTTSKFSGNVDIPDFLRMKK, from the coding sequence ATGGAATATACAAATCAAGGTTTAGTAGGGGCGGATATCAAAGTTATAGGCGCAGGTGGCGCAGGATCAAACGCAGTTAATGGGATGATCGAAAACGGTCTATCTAACATTCAGTTTTGGGTGGCAAATACCGATAGGCAAGCTCTAGAAGTTTCTCAAACTGCAAACAAAATTCAACTTGGCGAGAAGTTAACTCGCGGACTTGGAGCTGGTGGAAACCCAGAAACAGGCAAATTGGCTGCCGAAGAAAGCTATGAATTTATTTCTCAAGCCATTGATGGCGCCGATATGATCTTTATTACTGCTGGAATGGGCGGTGGAACTGGTACTGGGAGTGCTGCTGTTATCGCTGACGTTGCTAGAGATAAAGGGATTCTTACTGTTGGTGTTGTAACAAAGCCATTTAGTTTTGAAGGACGTCGCAGAGTCAAGCTTGCTGAAGAAGGTATCAAACAACTTAGAGATAAGGTTGATGCTTTAATCGTCATTCCTAACGATAGATTATTAGAAATCACTGAACGTCAAACTAGCATGACAGACGCTTTTGCTCTTGCTGATAATGTTTTACTTCAAGCTGTACAAGGTATCAGTGACATAATTCAAGTTCCTGGTTTGATCAATGTTGATTTTGCTGACGTTAAATCAGTGATGTTTAATGCTGGTAACGCAATCATGGGAATGGGTAGAGCGAGCGGTGAAGGTAGAGCGGTTGCTGCTGCTAAGCAAGCTGTAAATTCTCCATTGCTTGAGAATTCGATTGCTGGTGCAACTGGAATCATTTTCAATGTTACTGGTGGTAAAGACCTTACTCTTCATGAAGTGAATGAAGCTGCTGAGTCAATCTACGAGGATGTTAAAGAGGACGCCAATATTATTGTTGGTGCTGTTATCGACGAAAAACTTCAAGGTGAAATTCAGATCACTGTTATTGCAACTGGTTTTAAATCAGTCGAAAAAGGTGACAGCCTTGCTCAAACAACTAGTGAAAAAGAAAAAACACCTTTCTACCTCAACTTCGGTGGTAACTTCGGTGCAACTACTAAAGCTAAGCCGCAGATGCACACATATGCAAAAACAGCTACAAGTCCAAACAATATGTTTTTTTCTAATTCAAATAGATCTGAAGAAACTGCTTTGGAAGCGCAAGTTGATACTGAAATGAAGGTTCGCCCACAGGCTCAGCCTAGTTCTGCTCCTACTGCTCAAACTACTAGCAAGTTTTCGGGTAATGTTGATATTCCAGACTTTTTACGCATGAAAAAATGA